The Vicia villosa cultivar HV-30 ecotype Madison, WI linkage group LG1, Vvil1.0, whole genome shotgun sequence genome includes a region encoding these proteins:
- the LOC131605118 gene encoding uncharacterized protein LOC131605118: MALLFNLQFSRWTFYKHLTPRKYTTLCQHNSTTNLSHFATLTSRQKDQIHLYVDTLLQWNKRMNLTAVKEVNEVMERHIEDSLAILPPLRDNYISHCSNSVEKVKLVDVGTGAGLPGVVLAIARPDWDVTLMESLNKRCVFLEHVVGVIGTSNVQIVRGRAESLGQDLFFREKFDIAVARAVAETRILAEYCLPFVRVGGMFIAAKGHDPEEEVKKAESAIKKMGASLLQVCSVESQSPYGQRTAVICLKDRPTPMKYPRAPGTPTKEPL; this comes from the exons ATGGCACTACTTTTCAACTTACAGTTTTCTCGTTGGACTTTCTACAAACACCTTACGCCGCGTAAATATACAACGCTCTGTCAGCATAATTCCACAACCAATTTATCCCATTTCGCAACCCTAACTTCCCGCCAGAAAGACCAGATTCATCTCTACGTCGATACACTTCTTCAATGGAACAAG CGTATGAATCTAACCGCAGTTAAAGAAGTGAATGAAGTCATGGAAAGACACATTGAGGACTCCCTCGCGATTTTGCCTCCGTTGAGGGATAATTATATCAGTCACTGCAGCAATTCCGTCGAGAAGGTTAAACTCGTCGATGTTGGAACTGGCGCAGGCCTTCCTGGAGTAGTTTTGGCTATTGCTCGACCAG ATTGGGATGTAACGCTGATGGAGTCTTTGAACAAGCGGTGCGTCTTCTTGGAGCACGTTGTTGGTGTTATTGGTACCTCCAATGTTCAAATTGTAAGAGGAAGAGCCGAG AGTTTGGGACAGGATCTTTTCTTCAGAGAGAAATTTGACATCGCAGTAGCCAGGGCAGTTGCAGAGACGAGAATATTAG CTGAGTATTGTCTTCCGTTCGTTCGTGTTGGGGGGATGTTTATTGCTGCCAAGGGTCATGATCCTGAG GAAGAAGTTAAGAAAGCTGAAAGCGCCATCAAGAAAATGGGTGCGTCATTATTGCAAGTATGCTCAG TGGAATCGCAAAGCCCATATGGTCAGCGTACTGCCGTCATATGTCTGAAGGATCGGCCTACTCCAATGAAATATCCCCGAGCTCCTGGTACACCAACCAAAGAACCATTGTAA